A genomic region of Chelmon rostratus isolate fCheRos1 chromosome 8, fCheRos1.pri, whole genome shotgun sequence contains the following coding sequences:
- the id4 gene encoding DNA-binding protein inhibitor ID-4: MKAVTPVRPQDSSSSSSELSLHYLSKQSLNIARCRMEEEDLYCLQYDMNDCYSRLKRLVPTIPQDKKVSKVEILQHVIDYILDLQLALETHPSLHKQQPQQSGTCPPPASNPSRTPLTVLNIDHHQRTSIVKKPEDSILCR, from the exons ATGAAGGCTGTTACTCCAGTCCGCCCCCAGgactcctcctccagcagcagcgagctCTCCCTGCACTATCTGTCGAAGCAGAGCCTCAACATCGCCCGGTGCaggatggaagaggaggaccTGTACTGCCTGCAGTACGACATGAACGACTGCTACAGCCGGCTGAAGCGCCTGGTGCCCACCATTCCGCAGGATAAGAAAGTCAGCAAAGTGGAGATCCTCCAGCATGTCATAGACTACATCCTGGACCTGCAGCTGGCCCTGGAGACGCACCCTTCTCTCCAtaaacaacagccacaacagaGCGGGACCTgccctcctccagcctccaaCCCCAGCCGGACACCGCTGACGGTGCTCAACATTGACCACCATCAG AGGACGTCAATAGTCAAAAAGCCGGAGGACTCTATTTTATGCCGCTGA